One Thauera sp. K11 DNA window includes the following coding sequences:
- a CDS encoding prepilin peptidase, with the protein MLELLRDPAAFVPFASLIGLFVGSFLNVVIHRLPRMMERDWHAQAAELRGEPPPQAERFNLAVPRSRCPHCGHLITALENIPVVSYVVLRGRCSHCGAPIGKRYPVVELLTAAVSGYAAWHFGFGLAALGALLFLWAMIALAFIDLDTQLLPDDLTQPLLWLGLALNLGATYTSLGSAVLGAMAGYLALWSIYWLFKLVTGKEGMGYGDFKLLAAIGAWLGWQTLPLTILLSSLVGAAVGIGLILFGRHGRDTPIPFGPYLAVAGIIALFWGEAITRRYLGGAF; encoded by the coding sequence ATGCTCGAACTCCTGCGCGACCCCGCCGCCTTCGTCCCCTTCGCGTCGCTGATCGGCCTCTTCGTGGGCAGCTTCCTCAACGTCGTGATCCATCGCCTGCCCCGCATGATGGAGCGCGACTGGCATGCCCAGGCCGCCGAACTGCGCGGCGAGCCGCCGCCGCAGGCCGAGCGCTTCAACCTCGCCGTGCCGCGCTCACGCTGCCCGCACTGCGGACACCTGATCACCGCGCTGGAGAACATCCCGGTCGTCAGCTACGTCGTGCTGCGCGGCCGCTGCAGCCATTGCGGCGCGCCGATCGGCAAGCGCTACCCGGTGGTCGAACTGCTGACCGCCGCCGTGTCGGGCTATGCCGCCTGGCACTTCGGCTTCGGCCTCGCCGCGCTCGGCGCGCTGCTGTTCCTGTGGGCGATGATCGCGCTCGCCTTCATCGACCTCGACACCCAGTTGCTGCCCGACGACCTGACCCAGCCCCTGCTGTGGCTGGGGCTGGCACTCAACCTCGGCGCCACCTACACGAGCCTGGGCAGCGCGGTGCTCGGCGCCATGGCGGGCTATCTCGCGCTGTGGTCGATCTACTGGCTGTTCAAGCTCGTCACCGGCAAGGAGGGCATGGGCTACGGCGACTTCAAGCTGCTCGCCGCCATCGGCGCCTGGCTGGGCTGGCAGACGCTGCCGCTCACCATCCTGCTGTCCTCGCTGGTCGGGGCGGCCGTGGGCATCGGGCTGATCCTCTTCGGCCGCCACGGCCGCGACACACCCATCCCCTTCGGCCCCTACCTGGCGGTGGCCGGGATCATCGCGCTGTTCTGGGGCGAGGCGATCACCCGCCGCTACCTCGGCGGCGCGTTCTGA